The following are encoded in a window of Lacinutrix sp. WUR7 genomic DNA:
- the mnmG gene encoding tRNA uridine-5-carboxymethylaminomethyl(34) synthesis enzyme MnmG yields MFNEVYDVIVVGAGHAGSEAAAAAANMGSKTLLITMNLQNIAQMSCNPAMGGIAKGQIVREIDALGGYSGIVSDTSAIQFKMLNKSKGPAMWSPRVQSDRMRFAEDWRLMLEGTKNLDFYQEMVSSLIVENHKVVGVKTSLGVEVRGKSVVLTNGTFLNGLIHIGDKNFGGGRAGERAATGITEQLITLGFESGRMKTGTPPRVDGRSLDFSKMVEQPGDVNPEKFSYLDSTKPLTKQRSCHMSYTSEKVHDLLREGFDRSPMFNGRIQSLGPRYCPSIEDKINRFADKDRHQLFVEPEGWNTVEYYINGFSTSLPEDVQFKALRSVVGFENVKFFRPGYAIEYDYFPPTQLKHTLETKLVSGLYFAGQINGTTGYEEAASQGLMAGINASLKVSEKDPFTLQRDEAYIGVLIDDLITKGTEEPYRMFTSRAEYRTLLRQDNADIRLTPKGHALGLASEKRLIRMEEKFSASDKFVQFFKDTSVTTSEANPVLEAKDSAPIKQQGKMHKLFARPNITIDDMRKMESVEGYIQEHNLDEEVIQQAEIQVKYAGYIAKEKQNADKLNRLENIKIPSGFDYSKLQSMSLEAREKLKKIQPVTISQASRISGVSPSDISVLLVYMGR; encoded by the coding sequence ATGTTTAACGAAGTATATGATGTTATCGTTGTTGGAGCTGGTCACGCAGGAAGTGAAGCAGCAGCAGCAGCAGCAAACATGGGAAGCAAAACATTGCTTATTACCATGAACCTACAGAACATTGCGCAGATGTCTTGTAATCCTGCTATGGGAGGAATTGCTAAAGGACAAATTGTTCGAGAAATAGATGCGCTTGGTGGATATAGTGGTATTGTAAGTGATACGTCTGCCATCCAGTTTAAAATGCTGAACAAATCTAAAGGACCTGCAATGTGGAGTCCTAGAGTGCAAAGCGATAGAATGCGTTTTGCAGAAGACTGGCGATTAATGTTAGAAGGAACCAAGAACTTAGATTTCTATCAAGAAATGGTTTCTAGTTTAATTGTAGAAAACCATAAAGTAGTAGGTGTAAAAACTTCGCTTGGTGTAGAAGTAAGAGGAAAGTCTGTGGTCTTAACTAACGGAACTTTTTTAAATGGATTAATCCATATTGGAGATAAGAATTTTGGAGGAGGAAGAGCAGGAGAAAGAGCAGCGACTGGAATTACAGAACAGCTTATTACTTTAGGTTTTGAATCGGGAAGAATGAAAACAGGAACACCTCCAAGAGTGGATGGTCGATCTTTAGATTTTTCTAAAATGGTAGAACAGCCTGGAGATGTAAATCCGGAAAAGTTCTCGTATTTAGATAGTACAAAACCGTTGACAAAACAGCGTTCTTGTCACATGTCTTACACAAGTGAAAAGGTGCATGATTTACTTCGTGAAGGCTTTGATCGTTCACCAATGTTTAATGGTAGAATTCAAAGTCTCGGACCAAGATATTGTCCGTCGATTGAAGATAAGATAAATCGTTTTGCAGATAAAGATAGACACCAACTTTTTGTAGAACCAGAAGGATGGAATACGGTTGAATATTATATAAATGGATTCTCTACTTCGTTGCCAGAAGATGTTCAATTTAAAGCATTACGTTCTGTAGTTGGTTTTGAAAACGTGAAGTTTTTTAGACCAGGTTATGCTATCGAATATGATTATTTTCCGCCAACACAATTAAAGCATACTTTAGAAACTAAGTTAGTTTCTGGTTTGTATTTTGCTGGCCAAATTAATGGAACCACAGGATATGAAGAAGCGGCTTCTCAAGGTTTAATGGCAGGAATAAATGCAAGTTTAAAAGTGAGTGAAAAAGATCCTTTTACCTTACAAAGAGATGAAGCGTATATCGGCGTTTTAATAGATGATTTGATTACAAAAGGTACAGAAGAACCATATAGAATGTTTACTTCTCGTGCAGAATATAGAACGCTATTAAGACAAGATAATGCAGATATTCGTTTAACACCTAAAGGACATGCATTAGGTTTAGCGAGTGAAAAACGATTGATTAGAATGGAGGAGAAGTTTAGTGCTTCCGATAAATTTGTTCAATTTTTTAAAGATACCAGTGTAACTACTAGTGAGGCAAATCCGGTTTTAGAAGCTAAAGATTCTGCTCCAATTAAGCAACAAGGAAAGATGCATAAGTTATTTGCTAGACCAAATATTACTATCGATGATATGCGTAAAATGGAATCTGTAGAAGGATATATTCAAGAGCATAATTTAGATGAAGAGGTTATTCAGCAAGCAGAAATTCAAGTCAAATATGCTGGTTATATAGCGAAGGAAAAACAGAATGCCGATAAGTTAAATAGGTTAGAGAATATAAAAATACCTAGTGGTTTTGATTATTCTAAATTGCAATCTATGAGTTTAGAAGCTCGTGAAAAATTAAAGAAAATACAACCCGTAACCATATCTCAAGCATCCAGAATAAGTGGTGTATCTCCAAGTGATATTTCTGTTTTGTTAGTGTATATGGGAAGATAA
- a CDS encoding bifunctional 2-polyprenyl-6-hydroxyphenol methylase/3-demethylubiquinol 3-O-methyltransferase UbiG translates to MKENNMPLKVKDHSVSGEAFELIENKTYGFLETTPQPKADKLSEYYKTEDYISHTDSKRNILEKVYHVVRSISLKRKLKLINSFSATEKNLLDIGCGTGDFLQVAQQNNWQVSGIEPNPEARDIANRKTNNAVYTTAQLQEFKKHSFDVITLWHVLEHLPNLEDQVSVFKSLLKENGTLIIAVPNYKSYDANHYKDFWAALDVPRHLWHFNQESISKLFAKENMKVVKTLPMKFDAYYVSLLSEKYKSGFMNPVKAFWFGFLSNIKGKRSGEYSSLIYVIKNS, encoded by the coding sequence ATGAAAGAAAATAACATGCCTTTAAAAGTAAAAGATCATTCTGTTTCTGGTGAAGCATTCGAATTAATAGAAAACAAAACGTATGGTTTTTTAGAAACGACTCCGCAGCCAAAAGCAGATAAACTTTCTGAATATTATAAAACCGAAGATTATATTTCGCACACAGATTCTAAAAGAAACATACTTGAAAAAGTATATCATGTGGTTAGAAGTATTTCTTTAAAACGAAAATTAAAACTTATTAATTCATTTTCCGCTACAGAAAAAAATCTTTTAGATATTGGTTGTGGTACAGGAGATTTTTTACAAGTAGCACAACAAAATAATTGGCAGGTTTCTGGAATAGAACCAAACCCAGAAGCAAGAGATATTGCAAATAGAAAAACGAATAATGCGGTTTATACTACAGCGCAATTACAAGAATTTAAAAAGCATAGTTTTGATGTTATTACGCTTTGGCATGTGTTAGAACATTTGCCAAACTTAGAAGATCAGGTTTCGGTTTTTAAAAGCTTATTAAAAGAAAACGGCACTTTAATTATTGCGGTACCTAATTATAAAAGTTATGATGCAAACCATTATAAAGACTTTTGGGCTGCTTTAGATGTGCCAAGACATCTTTGGCATTTTAATCAAGAATCTATTTCTAAACTTTTTGCTAAAGAAAACATGAAGGTGGTAAAAACGCTTCCTATGAAATTTGATGCGTATTATGTAAGCTTACTTTCTGAAAAATACAAATCTGGATTTATGAATCCGGTGAAAGCTTTTTGGTTCGGATTTCTTTCTAATATAAAAGGAAAGCGTTCCGGAGAGTATTCTTCCTTAATTTATGTGATTAAAAACAGTTAA
- a CDS encoding OmpH family outer membrane protein, with protein sequence MKKIILALVTVLVFTSCEQQKIAFIDNGELINEYQGKKDIEAKYKIKDEAFKKNTDSLASGFQIEAKAFELAAAKMSQSKQQEKYQQLMQKQQGLQRQVQMQQQTMQQEFQVEIDSALVKVQEFVTDYGKKNGYTYILGKNEAGSVMYGSEANDITKVVTEALNASYTK encoded by the coding sequence ATGAAAAAAATAATTTTAGCACTTGTAACCGTTTTAGTTTTTACTTCTTGTGAGCAACAAAAAATTGCTTTTATAGATAATGGAGAATTGATAAATGAATATCAAGGTAAAAAAGACATTGAAGCAAAATATAAAATTAAAGATGAAGCTTTTAAAAAGAATACAGATAGTTTAGCTAGCGGTTTTCAAATAGAAGCAAAAGCTTTTGAACTTGCAGCAGCAAAAATGTCTCAAAGTAAGCAGCAAGAAAAATACCAACAGTTAATGCAAAAGCAACAAGGTTTACAAAGACAAGTGCAAATGCAACAACAAACCATGCAACAAGAATTTCAAGTAGAAATTGATTCTGCTCTTGTTAAAGTTCAAGAATTTGTAACAGATTACGGAAAGAAAAATGGTTACACATATATTCTAGGGAAAAATGAAGCAGGAAGTGTAATGTATGGTAGTGAAGCTAACGATATTACGAAAGTAGTAACGGAAGCATTAAATGCTTCGTATACAAAATAA
- a CDS encoding DNA polymerase III subunit delta': MLFSDILGQEHIKNHLTQSVDNGRIAHAQLFVGPEGSGTLPMAIAYAQYVLCGNTNKENTGGNAACNLKFNNVSHPDLHFAFPVTTSDKVKSKPVSSYYLEEWRQLLKEQPYGNLFDWYKLLGVDNKQGQIGVEEALQVVKSLALKSYEGGYKIMIIWMAEKMNTAAANKLLKLIEEPPSKTIFILIAEDEEQIINTIKSRCQILHFPPLAENDVKKGLIQQYNLEDSVATKIAHQANGNYNKACDLVYQDSEDIQFETWFIFWIRSAFKAKGNKAAIHDLISWSEDIAKTGRETQKQFLQFCIDFFRQALLLNYNAKELVYFEPKTEKFKLENFAPFIHGNNILEISNELQDAIYHIERNGNSKIILTDLSIKLTRLLHKKSQA, translated from the coding sequence ATGCTTTTTAGTGATATTTTAGGACAAGAACATATAAAAAACCATTTAACACAAAGTGTTGATAACGGTAGAATTGCACATGCCCAATTGTTTGTAGGCCCAGAAGGGTCTGGTACTTTACCAATGGCAATTGCTTATGCACAATACGTTTTATGTGGTAATACCAATAAGGAAAACACAGGTGGAAATGCCGCTTGTAACCTTAAATTTAATAACGTTTCGCATCCGGATCTTCATTTTGCTTTTCCTGTTACCACAAGTGATAAAGTAAAAAGCAAACCGGTTTCTAGTTATTACTTAGAAGAATGGAGACAATTATTAAAAGAGCAACCTTATGGTAATCTGTTTGATTGGTACAAACTACTTGGTGTAGATAATAAACAAGGGCAAATTGGTGTAGAAGAGGCACTACAAGTGGTAAAATCTCTTGCATTAAAATCTTATGAAGGTGGTTATAAAATCATGATCATTTGGATGGCAGAAAAAATGAATACTGCTGCTGCCAACAAGCTTTTAAAACTGATTGAAGAACCACCAAGCAAGACTATTTTTATTCTTATAGCTGAAGATGAAGAGCAAATAATTAACACCATTAAATCACGTTGTCAGATTTTACACTTTCCTCCTTTGGCTGAAAATGATGTAAAAAAAGGACTAATACAACAATATAATTTAGAAGATTCTGTAGCCACAAAAATTGCGCATCAAGCAAACGGGAACTATAACAAAGCTTGCGATTTAGTCTATCAAGATAGTGAAGATATACAATTTGAAACTTGGTTTATTTTCTGGATTAGAAGTGCTTTTAAAGCAAAGGGAAACAAAGCAGCCATTCATGATTTAATTTCTTGGAGTGAAGACATAGCCAAAACAGGAAGAGAAACTCAAAAACAATTTCTTCAGTTTTGTATTGACTTTTTCAGACAAGCATTACTATTAAATTATAACGCCAAAGAACTAGTATATTTTGAGCCTAAAACCGAAAAATTCAAACTAGAAAACTTTGCTCCTTTTATACATGGCAACAATATTTTAGAAATATCTAATGAGCTACAAGATGCCATTTACCATATAGAGCGTAACGGGAATTCTAAAATTATCCTTACCGATTTATCTATAAAACTAACCAGGTTATTGCATAAAAAAAGCCAAGCGTAA
- a CDS encoding DUF3344 domain-containing protein, whose protein sequence is MKNLLKYSLAVLIVFSTNAQKLETLEPIQESPLSTQKEFYIQGDAIVIGNNILSEHAQKDYNEIGLINDRVEMKYVDIDGDNATFSSSAAALQLPQNAKKVKFAALYWSATYGFQKGQYKVVNNKMLIKGKGERDTTFNVIKFKTPNQEYKSIKGEVVFDGHDKKFFAANSPYVCYADVTSILQNNTTNGNYTVANVRATEGVITGGSSAGWVLYVVYEQEDVTPKYIRTYHGLSLLNKKPLDMHFNNFNTTAFGEINASITMAAIEGDAKLKTDKCSIFSKKEDRFITMSSELRPETNFFNSKITSNEEYVTARLPKSENTLGFDLVTLNIPNANNSLLANNQNELDFKVFTKADRFYMFFTAFKTDISETCYLENNDLLAAVDVLKEAKPVVGNMEDEE, encoded by the coding sequence ATGAAAAACCTACTTAAATATAGCCTTGCTGTACTTATTGTGTTTTCTACAAATGCACAAAAGTTAGAAACATTAGAACCTATTCAAGAAAGTCCCTTAAGCACGCAAAAAGAATTTTATATTCAAGGAGATGCTATTGTTATTGGTAATAATATTTTGAGTGAACACGCCCAAAAAGACTATAATGAAATTGGCTTGATTAATGATCGAGTAGAGATGAAATATGTAGATATTGATGGGGATAATGCTACATTTAGTTCCAGTGCTGCTGCATTACAATTACCTCAAAATGCTAAAAAGGTAAAATTTGCGGCTTTATATTGGAGTGCAACCTATGGTTTTCAAAAAGGGCAATACAAAGTGGTGAACAATAAAATGTTGATTAAAGGAAAAGGAGAAAGAGATACCACTTTTAATGTTATAAAATTTAAAACTCCAAATCAAGAATACAAAAGCATAAAAGGAGAAGTAGTTTTTGATGGTCATGATAAAAAATTCTTTGCTGCAAATTCGCCTTATGTTTGTTACGCAGATGTCACTTCTATACTGCAAAATAATACTACAAATGGTAATTATACGGTTGCAAATGTAAGAGCAACAGAGGGAGTAATTACAGGAGGAAGTTCTGCTGGTTGGGTTTTGTATGTGGTCTATGAACAAGAAGATGTTACTCCTAAATACATAAGAACATATCATGGCTTATCGTTATTAAATAAGAAACCCTTAGATATGCATTTTAATAATTTCAATACCACAGCATTTGGTGAAATTAATGCTAGTATTACCATGGCTGCAATTGAAGGAGATGCAAAACTAAAAACAGATAAATGTTCTATTTTTAGCAAGAAAGAGGATCGGTTTATTACGATGAGTTCTGAGTTACGACCAGAAACCAATTTCTTTAATAGTAAAATTACGAGTAATGAAGAATATGTAACAGCGAGGCTTCCAAAAAGTGAAAATACCTTAGGATTTGATTTAGTTACATTAAACATACCAAATGCAAACAATAGTTTATTAGCTAACAATCAGAACGAATTAGATTTTAAAGTCTTTACAAAAGCAGATCGATTTTATATGTTTTTTACTGCCTTTAAGACAGATATTAGTGAAACATGTTATCTAGAAAACAATGACTTATTGGCTGCTGTAGATGTTTTAAAAGAAGCAAAACCTGTTGTTGGTAATATGGAAGATGAAGAGTAA
- the pgk gene encoding phosphoglycerate kinase: MKTLNDFNFKDKKALIRVDFNVPLNEKFQVTDATRIRSAKPTIIKVLEDGGSCILMTHLGRPKGVQDEFSLRHIANKIEEIIGVETIFVSDCVGKEAEEAAKNLKPGEILLLENLRFHEEETAGDKDFAEKLSRLGDIYVNDAFGTAHRAHASTTVIAQFFPGRKCFGFLLAKEIESIKKVMETGEKPVLAILGGAKVSSKITIIENILDKVDHLIIGGGMSFTFVKAQGGQVGDSICEDDKMPLALEILKLAKEKGVQIHIPVDVVAANAFSNDADTQVCDINKIPDGWQGLDCGPKSREIFNDVVLQCKTILWNGPLGVFEMENFASGTIALGNSIAEATKNGAFSLVGGGDSVAAVKQFGFEKKVSYVSTGGGAMLESLEGKTLPGIAAILE, from the coding sequence ATGAAAACACTTAACGACTTCAATTTTAAAGACAAAAAAGCATTAATTAGAGTAGATTTTAATGTACCATTAAACGAAAAATTTCAAGTAACAGATGCTACCAGAATACGTTCTGCAAAACCAACAATTATCAAAGTTTTAGAAGATGGTGGAAGCTGTATTTTAATGACGCATTTGGGAAGGCCAAAAGGTGTTCAAGACGAATTTTCTTTACGTCATATTGCAAATAAAATTGAAGAAATAATAGGAGTTGAAACTATATTTGTTTCCGATTGTGTTGGTAAAGAGGCAGAAGAGGCAGCAAAAAACTTAAAACCAGGTGAAATTCTGTTATTAGAAAATTTACGTTTTCATGAAGAAGAAACTGCAGGAGATAAAGACTTTGCAGAAAAACTTTCTAGACTAGGAGACATTTATGTGAATGATGCTTTTGGTACAGCCCATCGTGCGCATGCTTCAACAACCGTTATTGCTCAATTTTTTCCAGGAAGAAAATGTTTTGGGTTTTTATTAGCAAAAGAAATAGAAAGCATTAAAAAAGTGATGGAAACAGGAGAAAAACCTGTTCTTGCTATTTTAGGTGGAGCAAAAGTGTCTTCAAAAATTACCATTATAGAAAATATTTTAGATAAAGTAGATCATTTAATAATTGGTGGAGGAATGAGCTTCACTTTTGTTAAAGCGCAAGGCGGACAAGTAGGAGATTCTATTTGTGAAGACGATAAAATGCCACTAGCTTTAGAAATTTTAAAACTAGCAAAAGAAAAAGGGGTTCAAATTCATATTCCTGTAGACGTGGTGGCAGCTAACGCTTTTAGCAACGATGCAGATACGCAAGTTTGCGATATCAATAAAATACCTGATGGTTGGCAAGGTTTAGATTGCGGACCAAAATCGAGAGAAATTTTTAATGATGTCGTTTTACAATGTAAAACCATACTTTGGAATGGCCCCTTAGGTGTTTTTGAAATGGAAAATTTTGCTAGCGGAACCATTGCTTTAGGAAATTCTATTGCAGAAGCAACTAAAAATGGTGCATTTTCATTAGTTGGTGGTGGAGATTCTGTAGCAGCAGTAAAACAGTTTGGTTTTGAAAAGAAAGTGAGCTACGTAAGTACTGGTGGAGGAGCAATGTTAGAAAGCTTAGAAGGTAAAACACTTCCAGGAATTGCGGCTATTTTAGAATAG